The following are encoded in a window of Candida dubliniensis CD36 chromosome 4, complete sequence genomic DNA:
- the PHO2 gene encoding acid phosphatase precursor, putative produces MRLILLLFITTAVTSLNILITTTDSWVSKNTRLLYSSLKANHNVKLIAPLYQYNLEKNNIPLFSNKLAKDGGEYGHLLPVHQTYFHNLRSINTKRAKGVKFEQDQPESTTQGIVQSSQFGQDPLDKDCWYVDSNPFNSLQIGLDVILPNYYPDFKPDLTIIGPNEGLNNQQMINKMIHSTIANKNISTVAFSTEDEHHIYYQDENYFHISSNSIHQLMKHNVFTKNIKFINKEIGRIIDDLSNKDVIGLDFKFPSFNHFNSHCVTSNSLQLKVQEYFSTLSIPNTKFNFKTEREGQTIKIVDVENTQGEAGPEIVDMFTSNKQQLLKRMTNLDVGKGLINCNLIANVLYGETNF; encoded by the coding sequence ATGAGATTGATCTTACTTTTATTCATTACTACCGCTGTAACTTCATTGAATATTCTTATCACTACCACTGATAGTTGGGTATCTAAAAACACTAGACTATTATATAGTAGTCTAAAAGCAAACCATAATGTTAAATTAATAGCTCCTTTATATCAATAcaatttggaaaagaaTAACATCCCATTGTTCTCTAACAAACTAGCCAAAGATGGTGGTGAATACGGTCATTTGTTACCTGTACATCAAACATATTTCCACAATTTGAGATCTATTAATACCAAAAGAGCTAAAGGAGTCAAATTTGAACAAGATCAACCAGAATCAACTACTCAAGGCATTGTTCAATCAAGTCAATTTGGTCAGGATCCCTTGGATAAAGACTGCTGGTACGTCGATTCCAATCCATTTAATAGTTTACAAATTGGATTAGATGTAATATTACCTAATTATTATCCCGACTTTAAACCAGATTTAACCATAATTGGACCAAATGAAGGTttaaacaatcaacaaatgATCAATAAAATGATACATTCAACAATTGCCAATAAGAATATCTCCACAGTAGCTTTTTCTACTGAAGATGAACatcatatttattatcaagatGAAAACTATTTCCATATTagttcaaattcaattcatcaattaatgaaacATAATGTTTTCACCAAAAATATCAAGTttataaataaagaaattggtagaataattgatgatttatcaaacaaAGATGTAATTGGTTtggatttcaaatttcCTTCATTTAATCATTTTAATTCACATTGTGTTacttcaaattcattacaattaaaagtccaagaatatttttcaacattaaGTATACCAAAtaccaaattcaattttaaaactGAAAGGGAAGGtcaaacaattaaaatagTTGACGTTGAAAATACACAAGGAGAGGCTGGCccagaaattgttgatatgtTTACTTctaataaacaacaattgttaAAAAGAATGACTAACTTAGATGTCGGTAAAGGgttaataaattgtaaTCTTATTGCAAATGTATTATATGGAGAGACAAACTTTTAG
- a CDS encoding ubiquitin-protein ligase, putative (Similar to S. cerevisiae HUL5), producing MYNFSGSSKKRVVNLGNKKSGNNNKTNFLEQSRLQRQEREYKKNREKSAIIIQNHIRKYLDLKRNSFAIINDWLNSHINNEQDFNSWINQFINLSKWYLLKQDGGLIYQVLESLLDHISDTMFDIYNTDGMIHALNKLLSCLKDINALYLTVQALYIVASKTENLGEVNGVIDNLSRLFNEYQLSREQQSKIFDLIFMINIHDSHYDFKKALTLNYFEGENKKYLQVLRNAIGSTTHALKFNDDALVRMLSSYLIVHGDQKLTQFDYAFIGSILENIDCEVRLEDDDADDDDFFEKRKFINVDKVDPTYPRRIDILYIDEKISNSLEKLYTRSFIQGVINLLRNETSELRGLALKILPALVNLYPALKGKLCMLLSIVPNFYKWVFETIREHELFHLFINCNKDYVRTQELENIDEASMYSFWKIVFLFEESYSYWLIVSNDLESFSHEKLPIDDVKLFIGFLKVACLTLIFTYNRTLFPHYSNLKSISTTLLNQLYLRNLRLKFLPRDYWKLKDLVFNVDLMLSIITEEEESRINAEADNEEEIVAVKRSKPVPIEILSKLEVLKTLPFFIEFNHRVEIFQSLIDLDKKRNFSFNPFTFSESKLVAEINRDSILEDAFNAYHKEGANFKNRLQVEFFNEYGREAGIDGGGITKEFLTCIVKEGFNPDNAYELFKETGDNQLYPNDKIFEILYIGMDKEFQQIKLDYIRFLGMIIGKCLYENVLIDVWFAPFFLNKWCNDAMKNSINDLSYLDNELFKNLMKLTKMTNDELKMLELTFSINLKIDNKSYTVELLPNGAVIEVDSSNILSYIHQFANYKLNQSLKIQTKYFLEGLYSIISKSWLSMFDCFELQMLISGGKDDINIDDWKNNVEYGGYSDSDPAVIMFWEIVEEMSPHERCKLIKFVTSVSRAPLLGFGSLVPKFGIRNSGTDSVRLPTASTCVNLLKLPNYQDKKTMKEKLLYAINTEARFDLS from the coding sequence atgtaTAATTTTTCTGGGTCATCTAAGAAGAGAGTAGTTAATCTTGGTAATAAAAAACTGggtaataacaacaaaaccaattttCTAGAACAATCAAGATTACAACGACAAGAAAGagaatacaaaaaaaatagggAAAAATCAGCTATAATTATACAGAATCATATTAGGAAATATcttgatttgaaaagaaatagtTTTGCAATTATAAATGATTGGTTAAATTCCCACATTAACAATGAACAAGATTTCAATAGTTggattaatcaatttattaatttgaGTAAATGgtatttattaaaacaagATGGTGgattgatttatcaagtGCTTGAATCATTGCTAGATCACATACTGGATACTATGTTTGATATCTATAATACTGATGGAATGATACATgcattaaataaattgttaTCTTGTCTAAAAGACATCAATGCTTTATATTTAACTGTTCAAGCTTTGTATATTGTGGCATCAAAAACTGAGAATTTAGGGGAAGTAAATGGGGTGATTGACAATTTGCTGAGACTCTTCAATGAGTATCAATTATCAAGAGAACAACAAAGCAagatttttgatttgattttcatgATTAATATACATGATTCCCATTATGACTTTAAGAAAGCCTTAACACTAAATTACTTTGAAGGTGAAAACAAGAAGTACTTGCAGGTGTTGAGAAATGCAATTGGCCTGACAACACATGCTCTAAAATTTAACGACGATGCATTGGTAAGAATGCTTTCGTCTTATTTAATCGTTCATGGTGATCAAAAGCTTACACAATTTGACTATGCATTCATTGGTTCTATATtagaaaatattgattgtGAAGTCAGATTAGAGGATGATGATGccgatgatgatgatttcttcgagaaaagaaagtttATAAATGTTGATAAGGTAGATCCGACTTACCCAAGAAGAATCGATATACtatatattgatgaaaaaatttctaattcattGGAGAAATTATACACCCGTTCTTTCATCCAAGGAGTCATTAATCTATTAAGAAATGAAACATCAGAATTAAGAGGCCTAGCGTTGAAGATATTACCTGCATTGGTTAACTTATACCCTGCTCTCAAGGGGAAACTATGCATGTTATTATCTATTGTGCCCAACTTTTATAAATGGGTTTTCGAAACTATTAGAGAGCATGAGTTGTTTCACctatttattaattgcaACAAGGATTATGTAAGGACACAGGAATTAGAAAACATCGATGAAGCATCGATGTATTCTTTTTGgaaaatagtttttttgtttgaagaGCTGTATTCCTATTGGCTTATTGTTTCCAATGATTTGGAAAGTTTTAGTCATGAAAAACTTCCAATAGATGATGTCAAACtatttattggttttttgAAAGTTGCTTGCTTGACCTTGATTTTCACCTATAATAGAACATTGTTTCCCCATTACagtaatttgaaatcaatatcCACCACTTTATTAAACCAGTTATATTTAAGGAATTTGagattgaaatttttacCAAGAGATTATTGGAAACTCAAAGATTTAGTGTTCAATGTGGATTTGATGTTGTCAATAATtactgaagaagaagaatcaagAATAAACGCTGAGGCAGACAATGAAGAGGAAATAGTTGCTGTTAAGCGATCTAAACCAGTACCAATAGAAATATTATCGAAATTAGAAGTGTTGAAGACTTTACCGTTTTTCATTGAATTCAACCATAGAGTGGAAATATTTCAGtcattgattgatttggataaaaagagaaatttttcatttaatccATTTACGTTTAGTGAATCGAAACTAGTAGCCGAAATAAACCGAGATAGTATATTGGAAGATGCATTTAATGCCTATCATAAAGAAGGAGcgaattttaaaaatagattacaagttgaatttttcaacgaATATGGTAGAGAAGCAGGGATCGATGGAGGTGGAATCACCAAAGAATTTTTAACTTGTATTGTCAAGGAGGGGTTCAATCCAGACAATGCTTACGAATTATTCAAGGAAACTGGTGATAATCAACTTTATccaaatgataaaatttttgaaatcttGTACATTGGCATGGATAAAgaatttcaacaaattaaacTTGATTACATTCGATTCTTGGGTATGATTATTGGTAAATGTCTTTATGAAAATGTATTGATTGATGTTTGGTTTGCCCCATTCTTTTTGAACAAATGGTGTAATGATGCCATGAAAAATTCTATCAATGATTTGAGTTATTTGGATAATGaacttttcaaaaatttaatgaaacTTACAAAAATGAccaatgatgaattaaaaatgtTAGAATTGactttttcaatcaatttaaaaattgataataaatcttATACTGTTGAATTATTACCTAATGGAGCTGTCATTGAAGTTGATCTGTCCAACATTTTAAGCtatattcatcaatttgctaattacaaattgaatcaatcaTTGAAAATACAAACCAAATACTTTTTGGAGGGATTGTATTCTATAATTTCAAAGAGTTGGTTGAGTAtgtttgattgttttgaGTTACAAATGTTGATTTCAGGTGGTAAAGATGATATAAACATTGATGATTGGAAAAATAATGTTGAGTATGGTGGTTATTCGGATAGCGATCCTGCTGTTATTATGTTTTGGGAGattgttgaagaaatgTCCCCACACGAAAGGtgtaaattgattaaatttgTTACTTCTGTTAGTCGAGCCCCATTATTAGGATTTGGATCATTGGTACCTAAGTTTGGTATTAGAAATTCTGGTACTGACTCTGTTAGATTACCAACAGCATCTACATGTgtcaatttgttgaaattaCCCAATTATCAAGATAAAAAGacaatgaaagaaaaattattatatgcAATTAACACTGAGGCtagatttgatttatcttAA
- a CDS encoding ribosome biogenesis protein RLP24 (Similar to S. cerevisiae RLP24) produces MRIYQCHFCSSPVYPLHGITFVRNDAKEFRFCRSKCHKAFKQRRNPRKLRWTKAFRKAAGKELVVDSTLTFAARRNVPVRYNRDLVATTLKGMSRIEEIRQRRERAFYKNRMKGNKERQLAADRKLVADNPELLRLREVELRRKAEKLAAKENAMEEDEEIEAEEDEEMISEDEEMESEDESESESESEQKRVKQKVILKNKRKSRN; encoded by the coding sequence ATGAGGATTTATCAATGTCATTTTTGTTCATCACCCGTATATCCATTACATGGGATCACATTTGTGAGAAATGATGCCAAAGAATTCCGTTTCTGTCGTTCGAAATGTCATAAAGCATTTAAGCAACGTAGAAACCCAAGAAAATTACGTTGGACTAAAGCATTTAGAAAAGCTGCTGGTAAAGAATTGGTGGTTGATTCAACATTAACATTTGCTGCCAGAAGAAATGTTCCAGTTAGATATAATAGAGATTTAGTTGCCACTACTTTGAAAGGTATGAGCAGAATCGAAGAGATTAGAcaaagaagagaaagagCATTCTATAAGAATAGAATGAAGGGTAATAAAGAAAGACAATTGGCTGCTGATAGAAAATTAGTTGCTGATAATCCAGAATTATTAAGATTAAGAGAAGTGGAATTAAGAAGAAAAGCCGAGAAATTAGCTGCTAAAGAAAATGCCATGgaagaagacgaagaaATAGAGgctgaagaagatgaagaaatgataagtgaagatgaagaaatggAAAGTGAAGATGAAAGTGAAAGTGAAAGTGAAAGTGAACAAAAACGTgttaaacaaaaagttattttgaaaaacaaaagaaaatcaagaaattag
- a CDS encoding J-protein constituent of the mitochondrial import motor associated with the presequence translocase, putative (Similar to S. cerevisiae PAM18), with product MAPLEAPILAIPGENNTQQQQQQQFQYTGQLQKKKAAEGSIEWYFDKTINYMGEHPVITGIGAFAVAYFAAGFIKSNQPGINGKAFVRGGFGAKMTAKEALQILNLKETNLSKLKLKEQHRKLMMANHPDKGGSSYIATKINEAKDLLEKRGGMKPK from the coding sequence ATGGCACCATTAGAAGCACCAATATTGGCCATACCTGGAGAAAATAAtactcaacaacaacaacaacaacaatttcaatacaCTGGCCAGttacaaaagaagaaagcTGCCGAAGGATCAATAGAATGGTACTTTGATAAAACGATAAATTATATGGGAGAGCATCCTGTGATCACCGGTATAGGAGCATTTGCAGTAGCTTATTTTGCTGCTGGATTTATCAAATCTAATCAACCAGGTATAAATGGGAAAGCTTTTGTTAGAGGTGGATTTGGTGCTAAAATGACTGCCAAAGAAGCATtacaaatattaaatttaaaggAAACTAATTTGagtaaattgaaattgaaagaacAACACagaaaattaatgatgGCTAATCATCCTGATAAAGGTGGTTCATCATATATCGCCACCAAAATTAATGAAGCTAAAGATTTGTTAGAAAAAAGAGGTGGTATGAAACCCAAATAG